In a single window of the Populus alba chromosome 16, ASM523922v2, whole genome shotgun sequence genome:
- the LOC118052164 gene encoding FT-interacting protein 3, with protein MQRPLHEDFLLKETNPHLGGGKITGDKLTSTYDLVEQMQYLYVRVVKAKELPAKDVTGSCDPYVEVKLGNYKGTTRHFEKKSNPEWNQVFAFSKDRIQASMLEVTVKDKDFVKDDFMGRVLFDLNEVPKRVPPDSPLAPQWYRLEDRKGDKVKGELMLAVWMGTQADEAFPEAWHSDAATVTGTDGLANIRSKVYLSPKLWYLRVNVIEAQDLQPSDKGRYPEVYVKATLGNQVLRTRVSPSRSINPMWNEDLMFVAAESFEEPLILSVEDRIAPNKDEVLGRCAIPMHYVDRRLDHKPVNTRWFNLERHVIVEGEKKKETKFSSRIHTRICLEGGYHVLDESTHYSSDLRPTAKQLWKNSIGVLEVGILNAQGLMPMKTKDSRGTTDAYCVAKYGQKWVRTRTIIDSFTPKWNEQYTWEVFDPCTVITIGVFDNCHLHGGDKPGGARDSRIGKVRIRLSTLETDRVYTHSYPLLVLHPNGVKKMGEIHLAVRFTCSSLLNMMHMYSQPLLPKMHYIHPLTVSQLDNLRHQATQIVSMRLSRAEPPLRKEIVEYMLDVGSHMWSMRRSKANFFRIMNVFGGLIAVGKWFDQICNWKNPITTVLIHILFIILVLFPELILPTIFLYLFLIGVWYYRWRPRHPPHMDTRLSHAESAHPDELDEEFDTFPTSRPPDIVRMRYDRLRSIAGRIQTVVGDLATQGERLQSLLSWRDPRATALFVLFCLIAAIVLYVTPFQVVALLTGFYVLRHPRFRHKLPSVPLNFFRRLPARTDCML; from the coding sequence ATGCAGAGGCCTCTACATGAGGATTTTCTATTGAAAGAGACCAATCCCCATCTGGGAGGGGGGAAGATCACCGGTGACAAGCTTACAAGCACCTATGATCTTGTGGAGCAGATGCAATATCTTTATGTCCGGGTCGTAAAGGCCAAGGAATTGCCTGCCAAGGATGTTACGGGTAGTTGTGATCCTTATGTGGAAGTTAAACTCGGAAACTATAAGGGTACGACTCGGCATTTTGAGAAGAAGTCGAATCCAGAGTGGAACCAGGTGTTTGCATTCTCAAAGGATCGTATTCAGGCCTCGATGCTTGAGGTTACTGTTAAGGATAAGGATTTTGTGAAGGATGATTTCATGGGTcgggttttgtttgatttgaatGAGGTCCCAAAACGGGTTCCTCCTGATAGTCCTTTGGCACCTCAGTGGTATCGATTGGAGGATAGGAAGGGAGATAAAGTTAAGGGGGAATTGATGTTAGCGGTGTGGATGGGGACACAGGCAGATGAAGCTTTTCCAGAAGCATGGCATTCAGATGCAGCTACTGTTACTGGGACGGATGGTCTTGCTAATATTCGTTCCAAGGTATATCTCTCCCCAAAATTATGGTATTTAAGGGTCAATGTGATTGAAGCTCAGGACCTGCAACCAAGTGACAAAGGCAGGTATCCAGAAGTGTACGTTAAAGCTACCCTGGGAAATCAAGTCTTGAGAACAAGAGTTTCTCCTAGCAGGAGTATTAATCCTATGTGGAACGAGGACCTTATGTTTGTGGCAGCAGAATCTTTTGAGGAGCCCTTGATTTTGAGTGTGGAAGATAGAATTGCGCCCAACAAGGATGAAGTATTGGGGAGATGTGCGATTCCAATGCATTATGTGGACAGAAGGTTGGACCATAAGCCTGTGAACACTAGGTGGTTTAATCTGGAGAGACATGTTATTGTAGAaggggaaaagaagaaagaaacaaagtttTCCAGCAGGATTCACACGAGGATCTGCTTGGAGGGTGGTTATCATGTTTTGGATGAATCAACACACTATAGTAGTGATCTTCGTCCGACAGCTAAACAGCTGTGGAAGAACAGCATCGGGGTACTGGAAGTGGGTATTCTCAATGCTCAGGGATTGATGCCCATGAAGACAAAGGATAGTCGGGGAACAACTGATGCATACTGTGTGGCAAAATATGGGCAGAAGTGGGTTCGTACAAGGACCATTATCGACAGTTTCACACCCAAGTGGAATGAGCAATATACTTGGGAGGTTTTCGATCCCTGTACTGTCATAACAATTGGGGTCTTTGATAATTGTCATTTGCATGGAGGTGACAAGCCTGGAGGGGCAAGGGATTCAAGGATCGGAAAGGTACGAATCCGTCTTTCCACACTTGAAACTGATAGGGTTTACACACACTCCTACCCACTGTTGGTCCTGCATCCTAATGGTGTCAAGAAGATGGGAGAAATTCATTTGGCAGTCCGTTTTACGTGCTCATCCTTGCTTAATATGATGCACATGTATTCACAACCTTTGCTGCCGAAGATGCATTATATCCATCCACTGACTGTCAGCCAGCTAGATAACTTAAGGCATCAGGCCACTCAGATTGTGTCAATGAGGCTGAGCAGGGCAGAGCCACCATTAAGGAAGGAGATTGTTGAATATATGCTGGATGTGGGGTCTCACATGTGGAGCATGAGAAGAAGTAAAGCCAACTTTTTTAGAATCATGAATGTTTTTGGTGGGCTAATTGCTGTAGGAAAATGGTTTGATCAGATATGCAATTGGAAAAACCCAATCACTACTGTGCTGATCCACATATTGTTTATAATCCTAGTTCTTTTTCCAGAACTTATCTTGCCCACAATTTTCCTGTATCTCTTCCTGATCGGTGTTTGGTATTATAGATGGAGGCCAAGGCATCCTCCCCACATGGACACTCGTCTCTCTCATGCAGAGTCTGCTCATCCTGATGAATTGGATGAGGAATTTGACACGTTCCCTACTTCGCGGCCTCCTGATATTGTAAGGATGAGATATGATCGCTTGAGAAGTATTGCGGGGAGGATTCAGACTGTTGTTGGTGATTTAGCTACTCAAGGGGAGAGGCTGCAATCTCTGCTGAGCTGGCGAGACCCAAGGGCCACAGCTCTGTTTGTGCTTTTTTGTCTGATTGCTGCCATTGTTCTCTATGTTACTCCTTTCCAAGTTGTGGCACTTCTCACTGGGTTTTATGTGCTGAGACATCCTAGGTTCCGCCACAAACTTCCATCAGTTCCACTCAATTTCTTCCGGCGGTTGCCAGCTAGAACCGATTGCATGCTGTGA